A window of bacterium genomic DNA:
CACGGCCCCGCTCTCGATGTAGAGCCGGAGCTGGCCGGTGTTGACGCGCCTGCCCCAGACGCGGCGCGGGGAGTTGTTCCTGGTCGTGAACGTCCCGAGCCGGGCCGTGCTCAGCAGCCGGGGGTCCTCCGTGATGTAGGGGCCCACCTGGAACCCGTCGTGGTAGTTCAGGAGGGCGTCCGGCGTGTTGCGGGTGCGCCGGAGCGAGAGCTTGCCCTGGTAGGCCGCGTGGCTGTCGAAGACGGCCCAGGTGCCGAGGTAGCCCAGCTCGTGGCCGCCCGCGTTCGCCGTCGCCGGCCGCACGCCGCGCACGATGAACCCTTCCCCGGCGCGGGTCTTGAGGAAGGAGTAGGGGACCCAGATGTAGGGGTAGTTGTCGGGCCCCCAGGAGTTCTTCAGGAGAAAGAGCCGGTGGTTGCGGTCGTAGCCGACGAGGACCATGGCGTGGCCCACGTCGCCGAAGGTGCCGGGCCCCGCCACCGTGATGCAGAGGGCGGCGCCGTCGTAGAGGGTCGCGGGGTCGCAGTGGAGGTTCGCGAGGCTGATGCCGAGATCGACCTCGTAGTTGTTCGCCAGGTACTGCTCGAGACTCGCCGGCTTGCGGGTGTCGGACGCCGGGACCACCTGCATCCCCCAGACACCGTAGCGCGCGCCGTAGCGGCCGTCGTAGGCAACGTTCAGCGGGTCGTAGGCGAAGCGGTCGACCCACGGGTTCGTGTTGTACACCGGCGGCGAGGGTTGGCAGAACTTCTGCCCGTACGCCGTGAAGGGCGTCGCGCGCAGGCTGATGGCGTCCCCGAGCAGCGCCTGCAGGTACCAGTAGGAGGGCCAGGGGTTGCCGGCGTCCTCCTCGGCAAGGCGCAGGCCGCGCGCGGCGACGATGACCGCGTCGTGGGTGGCCCAGGTGTCGCCCGAGTCCCAGGCGTAGTCGATGAACCCGCAGTTGGTCGAGAGACTCTCGTGCGAGGCGGCGGGGTTGCGCGTCGAGGTCTGCGACGCCATGTCGTTGAGGAGCTGCCACTCCGAGAGGTCGAGGTCCTCGGGAGCCGGCGCGAGCTGTCGCTGGCAGTACGGCTCGGTCGCTGCGAGCGCCGGGTGCTTCGCGCAGCGGCGCTTGTACGCGGCCTCGATGGTGCCGACGAGCGCGTAGGTGAAGCAGGTTCCGAACCCGTCCTGATCCTTGACCGGTGTCTGGTAGACGCGCAGGTCGACCTTCGCGGCGGTGGCGGCGTGCAGGCCGGCCTTGAACGCCGCGAGTCCGTCGACCGGCGCCCCGGCGTGTGCGGGGCGGACGGGCGCGAGGAAGACGAGCACCGCCGTCAGGAGCAGGGTCGCGGAAAAGGGGATCCTCCACTGAGCGCGCATTGCCGTACCCTCCCGTTTCGGACTGACGCCTACGAACACTATCGGCGGCTGTTCGCCGGGAGCGCCGCGTGTGCGCCCGACTTTCTGGACCGTCCCGGCCCCGCCGAAGTCCCTTCGGGGTGGAGCACGTTCTCGGTGGCCTGATTGTTCGCCCGCGGGAAGCGCCTGTCAAGGCCGCCTCTTCCCCCCGCCGGTCGGCCTCACCCCGGGGGAGGGCGGCGCGTTCCTACCCCTCCGCGAGGTCCGCCTCGACGTCGACGACGATGCGCACCTCGCTGCCCACCATCAGGCCGCCGACGATCGGGACGTTCCAGGTCATCCCGTAGTCCTCGCGCTTGACGCGCGTGCTCAGCCGCAGGCCGAGCGAGGTGTCGCCGTCGGTGGAGCGCGCCGGCCCGAAGCGCTCGACCTCGAGCGCCACGGGGCGGGTCACGCCGTGGATGAAGAGTTCCCCGCGCAGGCGCCGCAGCTCGGTCCCTTCGGCGTCCGCGCCGGTGCTCTTGAAGATGATGTGCGGGAAGGTCGCGACGTCGAAGAAGTCGGCGCTGCGCAGGTGCTCGTCGCGTTTCTGGATGCCGGTGCAGATCCCCTCGGTCTCGATCACCGCCTCGAGGGCTGTCGCCGCGGGACGCGCCGCGTCGAAGATCAGCTCGCCGGCGATGCGGTTGAAGTGCCCGTGGACGTCGGCGACCGTCATGTGCCGCACGGTGAACGTGGCCACGGTGTGGTCGGGGTCGATCAGCCATCTGGACATGTGCGCCTCCCCGCGGCAGGACGCCGCCCGGATCGATTCTGGTCCCGCGCGCCGGTCGCCGTCAACCGCGGCCGGCGCGCCGGACCACCAAGAAAACGTCGTCGGGGTGCAGGTCCTCGCGCACCCGCGCATCCGGCGAAAGACGCTCACGCGCAAACGCCAGCAGCCACGCCGGGTCGACGTAGTGCAGCTCCACGTCCTTGTGCGCCGTTCGCGCGGTCAGGAAGTTGACGAACAGCGCCTCGCGCGCGCAGCCCCAGAGCAGCGGCAGCACCCCCTCGATGGTCTCCTGGATGCCGCCGACGCGCAGGTTGAAGACGCCGCAGGCGATCACCACATCGAAACGCCGCCCGAGCGGTTCCTCCTCGATGTCGCGCGCAAGGAACTCGGTCCCCGGGTGCTTCTCCCGCGCCAGCGCGATCAGGTCCGGGTGGAGGTCGACGCCGGTGTACGCGCACGCGACGCCCCGCCCGCGCAGGAACCCGCGGAAGTCCCCCTTGCCGCAGCCGAAGTCGAGCAGCGCTTTCCCCGCCAGGTCACCGCAGAGCGCGAGGAACGCCTCGTAGCGCGCCCGCTGGCCCGCCGCGGTCCAGCGCACGGCCTGCGGCGCGTCCCCGTGGTCGCGCAGGTGCCGGCCGAAGCAGTCGAGGACTTCGCGCCTGCCGTAGGGGTCCATCGCCACCGACTCTAGCACAGCCCGCGCGGATTTCGATTGACGGCCCGCGGATTGCTCACTATTATCCGCAAGTTATGCAACGGGCAGGGCGCGCCTGAAGCCGGCGCGCGGAAGGGAACCACGGTGGAACTGAGCCGCATCCGCAATTTCTGCATCATCGCGCACATCGACCACGGCAAGTCGACGCTCGCCGACCGGCTGATCCAGGCCTGCGGCGCCGTCGAGGACCGCAACTTCCAGGACCAGATCCTGGACACGATGGACATCGAGCGCGAGCGCGGGATCACCATCAAGAGCAACACGATCACGATGCCGTACACGGCCCGCGACGGCAAGGAGTACCTGCTCAACCTCATCGACACGCCCGGGCACGTGGACTTCTCGCACGAGGTGCGCCGATCCTTGCTGGCCTGCGACGGGGCGCTGATCATCGTCGACGCCAGCCAGGGCGTCGAGGCGCAGACGCTCGCCAACTACTACCTCGCGGTCGAGCACGACCTGACACTGCTGCCGGTGATCAACAAGATTGACCTGCCGGCGGCCGACGTCGAGCGCATCCGCGAGGAGATCGACGCCGACCTCGGGCTCGACCCCTTCGAGGCGATCCCGATCTCCGCGAAGAAGGGGATCGGCATCGAGGAGGTCCTCGAGGGGATCGTGACCAAGCTCCCCCCCCCGAAGGGGGACGCCGCGGCGCCGCTCAAGGCGCTGATCTTCGACGCCTACTACGACATCTACCGCGGCGTCGTGCTGCTGGTGCGCATCAAGGAGGGGACGCTCAAGCCCGGCCAGCGCCTGCGCTTCATGCACACGGGCACGGAGCACGAGGCCGAGGAGGTCGGCCTCAACCGCCTCGGCCGCGTCAAGGGCACGCAGCTGGCGGCCGGCGAGGTCGGCTACGTCATCGCCGGCGTCAAGACGATCCGCGACATCGAGGTCGGCGACACGATCACCGACGCGGCCCGCCCGGCCGACGCGCCGATCCCCGGGTACAAGCCGGCCAAGCCGGTGGTCTTCTCCTCGGTCTACCCGATGGGCACCGACGACTTCGAGGCGCTGACCAAGGCGCTCGAGAAGCTCTCGCTCAACGACGCGGCGCTCGTCTACACCAAGGACTCCTCGGCCGCGCTCGGCTACGGCTACCGCTGCGGCTTCCTCGGCCTGCTGCACCTGGACGTCGTGCAGGAGCGCATCGACCGGGAGTTCGGCATCTCGCTCATCCTCTCGGCGCCGAGCGTCCTCTACAAGGTGACGCTCGCCAACGGCACGCAGCTGGACGTCGACAACCCCGTCTACTGGCCCGACCCGGCGCAGATCGCCGCGGTCACCGAGCCGTACATCAAGGCGACGATCATGCTCCCGGCCACCTACATGAGCCCGATCATGGACCTCTGCCGCGAGTGCCGCGCGACGAAGCTCACGACGAACCACCTCGCCGCCAACCGCGTCGAGATCGTCAGCGAGATGCCGCTCAACGAGGTGCTCTTCGACTTCTACGACCGGCTCAAGACGCTCACCCGCGGCTACGGCTCCTTCGACTACGAGGAGCTGGACTACCGGCCGAGCGACATCGTCAAGGTCGACATCCTCGTCAACGGCGAGAAGGTCGACGCGCTCAGCTACCTCGTCCACCGCGAGAAGGCCCGCACGCGGGCGCTGCACTACTGCGAGCGGCTCGCCGAGACGATCCCGCGCCACCTCTTCAAGATCGCGATCCAGGGCGCCATCGGCGGCAACATCATCGCGCGCACCAACGTCAACCCGCTGCGCAAGGACGTGACGGCCAAGTGCTACGGCGGCGACATCACCCGCAAGCGCAAGCTCCTCGAGAAGCAGAAGGAGGGGAAGAAGCGCATGAAGACGATCGGGTCGGTGAACATCCCGCAGGAGGCGTTCGTCGCGGTGCTGCGCTCCGACAAGCAGGACTGACGCGGAGCGGCGCCCGGCGCGCCCCCGGAGCTAGGCCGGCGGCGGGCCGGCAGGCAGGACCTCCCGGAGTCTCTCGAGCAGGGTCTGCAGGCGGTACGGCTTGCGGACGAAGCCGGCGAGTCCCCGTCCCTCGAGCCGCGCGACCGACTCCTGCTCGTCGAAGCCGCTCATCAGCAGCACCGGGACGCCGGGATCGATGCGGTGCATCTCGTTGAAGGCCTCCTCGCCCCCCATGCGCGGCATCGTCAGGTCGAGCAGCACGGCGCCGAGGCGACCGCGCTCGGCCTCGAAGGTCGCGACCCCGGCCGCGCCGTCCTCGGCGGTGACCACCTCGAAGCCGGACTCCTCGAGCATCGCCTGCGCCGTCCGCCGCACGCTCTCCTCGTCGTCCACCACCAGGATGCGCGAGCGCGGGAGGCCCGCCGGCCGCGTCGCGGGCGGCCGGGCCTCGTGGGCCGCGCGCTCCGCGGTCCCCGCGGAGACCGGCAACAGCACCGAGAAGACCGTGCCGGTCCCCGGCTCGCTCGAGACGCGGATGCCGCCCCGGTGCCCGCGCACGATGCCGATCACCGACGCGAGGCCGAGGCCGCGGCCCGCCTGCTTCGTCGTGAAGAACGGGTCGAAGATCCGCATCAGCGTCTGCTCGTCCATCCCGCAGCCGGAGTCGGTGACCTCGATCGTCGCGTACTCGCCGGGCGGGAGGCGGTGGTCGAGGACGCCCCTGGCCGGGACGTCCGGGGCGATGGCCTCGACGCGCGTCGAGACGGTGATCGTCCCCGCGCTCCCCCCGAGCGCGTCCGAGGCGTTGGTGATCAGGTTCATCACCACCTGGCGGATCTGCGTGGCGTCGGCGTCGACCGGCGGCACGGCGGGCTCGAGACGGTAGGTGACCGTGGCCCGCTTGCTGATCACGGTCGCGAGCAGGTGCCCCATCTCCTCGACGAGGCGCGAGAGGTTGAGCGTCTCGACGACGAAGCGCCCCTTGCCGGAGTAGGCGAGCATCTGGTTCGTGAGGTCCGCGGCCCGCTGCGACGAGGTCTCGATGTTCACGAGGAAGGGGCGCAGCGGCGACTCGGGCGGGGCCTTGGCGAGCGCGAGGTCCGCGTTGCCGAGGATCACCATGAGCAGGTTGTTGAAGTCGTGCGCGATGCCGCCGGCGAGCACGCCGAGGCTCTCGAGCTTCTGGGCCTGCTGCATCCGCCGCTCGAAGACGAGGCGCTCGACCTCGGCGTTGCGCCGGCCCGTGCTGTCCACCGAGACGCAGCCGAGCAGGGGCTCCTCGCCCGCGCGCTCGACGACGAACATGCGCGTCTCGTAGATCCGCGTGCCGCCGGCACCGTCGTCGACCGTCTCGTCCAGGGCCACGGAGCGGGCGCGCTGGGCCGCCGTTCCGTCCGCGGCGGCCTGCACCGCGGGCAGCAGCAGCTCCCGCGCGTTGCGGCCGATCTGTCCGCGGCCGGGCAGGTCGCGGTACGCCTGGTTGGAGTAGAGGACGCGGCCGCCGAGGTCCTGCACGTAGACGGCGGCGGGGATGTTGTCGAGAAAAGCCGCGAAGAGGTGCTGGCTCTCGTGCAGGGCCGCCTCCGCGCGGCGGCGCTCCGCCAGTTCCTCGGTCAGCTGGGCGTGCTGCCGCCGCGTGCGCCGTTCGCCGAGGATCAGCAGTCCGCAGAACCCGGCGACGAAGATGGTGAAGATCGCCGCCGCCAGCCGCGCCCCGGCCGCCCGCCGCTCCCAGGGGCCCAGCGCGCTGGAGGCCACGTCCGCGACGACGACGACCAGCGGGTAGTCGGGCATGGCGCGGTAGCTGGAGAAGCGGCGGACCTTGTCGATGATGGCGACCACCTCGTAGTGCCCCGTCGGCTCGCTGAGGACCCGCTTGAGCATCGGGCTCGCCCGCAGGTCCTGGCCGATCTCCGTCTGCTCTTTGAAGCGGCGCGCGCGCACGATCCCGTCGCGGCCCACGAGCATGACGCCTCGGTCGGGGCCGAGCGCGAGCCCCTCATAGAACTTCTCGAAGTACCCGGGGTCGAGCCCGGCCGTGACGACCCCGGCGAAGGTGCCATCCGGCAGTTCGACGCGCCGCGAGACGAAGAAGGACCAGGTCCCTGCGAGCTGGGTGCGCACGGGGGTGGCGATGTAGAAACCCACGTCCGGCTTCTCGGCGTGGACCCGGAACGTCTCGTTCCGGGCGATGTTGATCGGCTTGCTGAGCGGGAGCGCACTCAGGGCGAGGTTGCCGCGCGCGTCCACCACCGCAACCTGGTTGAGGCTCGGATCGTCCTTGCTGCGCTCCACGAGCCGCGCCAGATGGGGGGTCACCCGGCCCTGGTCGTCCGCGAACTCGTGCTGGAGCGCGAGCAGCATCCCGTCCGCGTCCCTGAGCACCCGCCGGACATGTTCCTCGAAGGCACGCGCCAGCGCGTCGTTCTCGCGGTAGATGCGCTCCACCTCCGAGTCGCGGTCTGCCGCGATCCTGTGCAGCGTGTCGGCCCAGGCACCCGCGATGAGGGTCAGCGCGAAAACGACGATGAGGGCGCCGGTCGGCAGCCGCCCCGGGGGCTGGACGCCTCGCTCGGGTGCCATGGGGCCGTATCATAGCGCAGTGCCGCGGGAACCGAGGGCCGTCGCGGGACACGCCCGTGCGGCGGGTCCGGTGGCCGGCCGGCCGGTGCTATAGTTGGCGGCGGCGGGCCGCGCGCCGGCGGCCTTGGAGAAGGGGCGATGATGGACTTCACCGACGAGCAGATCCAGCGGTACAGCCGGCACCTCCTGCTTCCGGACGTGGGGTGGGAGGGGCAGGAGCGGCTGCTGCGCGCGAAGGTCCTGATCGTGGGGGCGGGCGGCCTCGGCTCGCCGGTGGGGTGCTACCTCGCCGCGGCCGGCGTCGGCACCATCGGCGTGGTCGACGCCGACCGGGTCGAGCTCTCGAACCTGCAGCGGCAGATCGCGCACACCACGGGCCGCCTCGGCGCGCTCAAGGCGGAGTCGGCGAAGAGCGCGTGGCAGGCAATCAATCCCGACGTGAATGTGGTCCCCCACGCGGCGCGGCTGTGCGCGGCCAACGCGCGCGAGATCGTCGGGGCGTACGACATCGTCGTGGACGGCAGCGACAACTTCCCGACGCGCTACCTCGTCAACGACGCCTGCGTGCTGCTGCGCAGGCCCCTGGTCAGCGGCGCGGTCTATCGCCACGAGGGGCAGGTGTTCGTCGTCCGCCCCGGCGCCGGGCCGTGCTATCGCTGCCTGTTCCCGACCCCGCCCGCGCCCGGCCTGGTCCCGACCTGCGCCGAGGCCGGCGTGCTCGGCGTCGTGCCCGGGGTCGTCGGCACGCTGCAGGCCACGGAGGTGCTCAAGGCCCTCATCGGCGTCGGCGAGTCGCTCGCCGGGCGCCTGCTGCTGTGGGATGCGCTGGCGATGAGCTTCACGACCGTCCGCGTGCCCCGCAACCCGGCGTGCCCCGTCTGCGGCGAGAGCCCGACGATCACCGAGCTCGCGGACGAGCCGGCGGCGCGCCCGACGGTGTGCTGAAGAGCGCCCCTTCGCGGCCCGCTTCAGGCGCAGAGCTTGCGCAGCAGCCAGGCGACGTTGCGGCCGAGGGTGCGCATCGTCTGCATCCCCTCGTCGTCGCCCGCGACCTCCCCGGGCTCGCGCCCGCGGCCGATGTTCCAGTAGCTCGAGCCGGGCACGATCATCTCGCCGATCAGGAAGAACGCGTTCAGCGAGCTGAAGGCGTGGAAGGAGCCCGCGCGGCGCACGGCCACGACCCCCGCGCCGACCTTGCGCCGCAGCAGCTCGGGGTTGGCGCGCCCGACCATGCCCGCGCGCTCGATGAGCGCCTTCATCGAGGCGGAGACGTCGGCGAAGTACGTCGGCGACCCGAGCAGGATGCCGTCGGCGCCCTCGATCCTCGCGATGCACTCGTTGACGACGTCCTTCGTCACGGCGCAGCGCCGATCCTTGTTCTTGAAGCACTGGTTGCAGGCGATGCACCCCTGGATCGGCTTGCCCGCGAGCGGGAACAGCTCGGTCTCGATTCCCTCGGCCGCGATCTGCTCGAGCGCGGTGGCGAGCAGCATCGCGGTGTTGCCGTCCTTGCGGGCGCTGCCGTTGAATGCTATGACCTTCATGTCCCCTCCCGGCAGGCAGCTGAAGTTACGTGGTGCCTGGTTGCCCCGAACCTGTGCCGCGGCCGGAGCCGCGCCGCCGTCCGCGCGGCCGGCGTGGGGCCGCGGCGGGCGTCTCCGCCGCCTTCTCGCCGCCGGCGGCCGGCCCGAGCCCGGTGACCAGCCAGGTCCCGCCGGCCTTCTGGTTGCGGGCGATCTCCACGATTCCCTGGTCGCGCGCGTCCTCGAGCAGCGCCGAGAAGCTCGAGTAGCCGTAGCTGCTCTCGGTGAACGACGGGTGCTTGCGCTTGAGCGTGTCCTTGACCATCGAGCCGTGGAGCACGTCCTTGTTCTCGCGGATGAGCGCCTGCACGGTCGAGGCCAGCAGCGCGAAGGCCTGCGCCTTGCCCTTGGGGAGCGCGTCGAGCGCGGGGATGTTCTCGGCGGCGAGGTCCTCGTAGAAGATGAACTCGTCGCAGTTCTCGACCAGGAGCGCGGAGGAGGACTCGCGGACGCCGATGCCGATCACGGACTTGTTGTTCTCGCGCAGCTTGGACACCAGTGGCGAGAAGTCCGAGTCGCCCGAGAGGATGACGAAGGTGTCGAGGTGCTCCTTGGACCAGCAGAGGTCCATCGCGTCGACGGCGAGGCGGATGTCCGCGCTGTTCTTGCCGGACTGGTGGCGCTTGGGGATCTCGATCATCTCGATCCCCGCGGCGTGCAGCTCGCTCTTGTACTCCGGGTAGTTGCTCCAGTCGGCGTAGGCCTTCTTGATGATGATCTTGCCCTTCTCGAGCAGCCGCTCGAGCACCAG
This region includes:
- the lepA gene encoding translation elongation factor 4, which translates into the protein MSRIRNFCIIAHIDHGKSTLADRLIQACGAVEDRNFQDQILDTMDIERERGITIKSNTITMPYTARDGKEYLLNLIDTPGHVDFSHEVRRSLLACDGALIIVDASQGVEAQTLANYYLAVEHDLTLLPVINKIDLPAADVERIREEIDADLGLDPFEAIPISAKKGIGIEEVLEGIVTKLPPPKGDAAAPLKALIFDAYYDIYRGVVLLVRIKEGTLKPGQRLRFMHTGTEHEAEEVGLNRLGRVKGTQLAAGEVGYVIAGVKTIRDIEVGDTITDAARPADAPIPGYKPAKPVVFSSVYPMGTDDFEALTKALEKLSLNDAALVYTKDSSAALGYGYRCGFLGLLHLDVVQERIDREFGISLILSAPSVLYKVTLANGTQLDVDNPVYWPDPAQIAAVTEPYIKATIMLPATYMSPIMDLCRECRATKLTTNHLAANRVEIVSEMPLNEVLFDFYDRLKTLTRGYGSFDYEELDYRPSDIVKVDILVNGEKVDALSYLVHREKARTRALHYCERLAETIPRHLFKIAIQGAIGGNIIARTNVNPLRKDVTAKCYGGDITRKRKLLEKQKEGKKRMKTIGSVNIPQEAFVAVLRSDKQD
- a CDS encoding class I SAM-dependent methyltransferase — protein: MDPYGRREVLDCFGRHLRDHGDAPQAVRWTAAGQRARYEAFLALCGDLAGKALLDFGCGKGDFRGFLRGRGVACAYTGVDLHPDLIALAREKHPGTEFLARDIEEEPLGRRFDVVIACGVFNLRVGGIQETIEGVLPLLWGCAREALFVNFLTARTAHKDVELHYVDPAWLLAFARERLSPDARVREDLHPDDVFLVVRRAGRG
- the moeB gene encoding molybdopterin-synthase adenylyltransferase MoeB translates to MDFTDEQIQRYSRHLLLPDVGWEGQERLLRAKVLIVGAGGLGSPVGCYLAAAGVGTIGVVDADRVELSNLQRQIAHTTGRLGALKAESAKSAWQAINPDVNVVPHAARLCAANAREIVGAYDIVVDGSDNFPTRYLVNDACVLLRRPLVSGAVYRHEGQVFVVRPGAGPCYRCLFPTPPAPGLVPTCAEAGVLGVVPGVVGTLQATEVLKALIGVGESLAGRLLLWDALAMSFTTVRVPRNPACPVCGESPTITELADEPAARPTVC
- a CDS encoding YceI family protein, with the protein product MSRWLIDPDHTVATFTVRHMTVADVHGHFNRIAGELIFDAARPAATALEAVIETEGICTGIQKRDEHLRSADFFDVATFPHIIFKSTGADAEGTELRRLRGELFIHGVTRPVALEVERFGPARSTDGDTSLGLRLSTRVKREDYGMTWNVPIVGGLMVGSEVRIVVDVEADLAEG
- a CDS encoding NYN domain-containing protein, which encodes MTAGRDEDKNLALFIDFDNIALGLKGTNKKFRIRLVLERLLEKGKIIIKKAYADWSNYPEYKSELHAAGIEMIEIPKRHQSGKNSADIRLAVDAMDLCWSKEHLDTFVILSGDSDFSPLVSKLRENNKSVIGIGVRESSSALLVENCDEFIFYEDLAAENIPALDALPKGKAQAFALLASTVQALIRENKDVLHGSMVKDTLKRKHPSFTESSYGYSSFSALLEDARDQGIVEIARNQKAGGTWLVTGLGPAAGGEKAAETPAAAPRRPRGRRRGSGRGTGSGQPGTT
- a CDS encoding flavodoxin family protein → MKVIAFNGSARKDGNTAMLLATALEQIAAEGIETELFPLAGKPIQGCIACNQCFKNKDRRCAVTKDVVNECIARIEGADGILLGSPTYFADVSASMKALIERAGMVGRANPELLRRKVGAGVVAVRRAGSFHAFSSLNAFFLIGEMIVPGSSYWNIGRGREPGEVAGDDEGMQTMRTLGRNVAWLLRKLCA
- a CDS encoding ATP-binding protein codes for the protein MAPERGVQPPGRLPTGALIVVFALTLIAGAWADTLHRIAADRDSEVERIYRENDALARAFEEHVRRVLRDADGMLLALQHEFADDQGRVTPHLARLVERSKDDPSLNQVAVVDARGNLALSALPLSKPINIARNETFRVHAEKPDVGFYIATPVRTQLAGTWSFFVSRRVELPDGTFAGVVTAGLDPGYFEKFYEGLALGPDRGVMLVGRDGIVRARRFKEQTEIGQDLRASPMLKRVLSEPTGHYEVVAIIDKVRRFSSYRAMPDYPLVVVVADVASSALGPWERRAAGARLAAAIFTIFVAGFCGLLILGERRTRRQHAQLTEELAERRRAEAALHESQHLFAAFLDNIPAAVYVQDLGGRVLYSNQAYRDLPGRGQIGRNARELLLPAVQAAADGTAAQRARSVALDETVDDGAGGTRIYETRMFVVERAGEEPLLGCVSVDSTGRRNAEVERLVFERRMQQAQKLESLGVLAGGIAHDFNNLLMVILGNADLALAKAPPESPLRPFLVNIETSSQRAADLTNQMLAYSGKGRFVVETLNLSRLVEEMGHLLATVISKRATVTYRLEPAVPPVDADATQIRQVVMNLITNASDALGGSAGTITVSTRVEAIAPDVPARGVLDHRLPPGEYATIEVTDSGCGMDEQTLMRIFDPFFTTKQAGRGLGLASVIGIVRGHRGGIRVSSEPGTGTVFSVLLPVSAGTAERAAHEARPPATRPAGLPRSRILVVDDEESVRRTAQAMLEESGFEVVTAEDGAAGVATFEAERGRLGAVLLDLTMPRMGGEEAFNEMHRIDPGVPVLLMSGFDEQESVARLEGRGLAGFVRKPYRLQTLLERLREVLPAGPPPA